The segment TTAATGAAAGGAAAAAATATGAAATGTTGTCATTGTAAAGAAATTATTGAAACAGATATGGTTATTTCATATTCTTCTGGTAATGATTCATATGTTGCTTTCAATTTTCAAGATATTAAATATACATATCACTATCACTGTTTTAGAGATTTACATGATTAATGAAAGGAATTAAAAATGGAAGAATAAAAAGAAGAATTACAAAATAAATTATTAAAAGAACAAATTGAATTAATTGAAGAGCAAAAAGAATTTTATAAAAAATCATGAAAAAGTAGAATTATATTTTTAACAATTGGAATTATTATTATGATTTTAACATTAATAATTATTGCTTCTAAACATTAATGAAAGGAAAAATATTTATGGAATGTAGAGAATATAGAATGGTTGGTTCTTGTGATAAATGTAGAAAACAATCTTCTTTTGGTAATAGATTATGTAATAAATGTTTTTGAATATTAATAGGTAGAAAAAAATATGAGTAAATTAATTTTTAAAAAAGAAACTCATCAATATTTTTTAGAAGATAAAGAATTAATATCAGTTTCTAGAATTATTGATAATTATTTAGGATTTAGTTATAGTCATATAGCACCAGAAGTATTAAAAAATGCTTCAAATCGTGGTAAATGAGTTCATAAACTTAATGAATTATATTTACAAAATATTAATGAAGAAAATATTATTAATAATTTATTAAAAAAATTAAAACCAGTAACTAATTCAATAAATTATTCTTATTGTAAAAAATCACTAATATTTTTAAAAGAAAAATTTAAAGATAAAAATAATTATGAATTTATTATTGAAAAACCTATTGCTGATAATTTAATTGCTGGAACACCAGATTTAGTTTATTTAGATAAAAAAGAAAATAAATATTATTTAGTAGATTATAAAACTTATGCTTGTATTGATGAAGATAAATTAAAAAGAATTAAATTACAATTAACTGCTTATTATTGTATGTTACTTGAGAATGGTATAACTCCATCTTATAAAACTTATGTTTATTTAACTAATAAAAATAGTCAACAAGAAATAAAAATAGAAATAACAAATGAATTAATAATTGAATGAATGAATGCAAAAACAAAATATTTTAAAGGAGAAGATAAAAATGAAAACATTTAATGAAATAAAAAACGAATTAACAATCAAACAAATTAAAGAAAATATTAAATATTTAAATGAATTATTAGAATATTCGCATGATGAAGTAATTGAATTTGAAATTAGAAAACAAATTAAATATGAATTAAGTTTATTAAAAACAAGGATAAATAAGTATGAATAAATGTAAATATTGTAATAAAAGAATTTGATTAAGTAAAAATTGATGTATGAAATGTTTAGAAAAAATAGTTGATGAAATAACAAGTAATAAGAAGGATGACAATCATGGATAAATCAATTTTAATTTTATTAAAACATATAGGCAAAATTAATAAAAAATTAGATGAAATTTTAGAAATATTAAATAAAAAAGGAGAATCAACTAATGAGTAATAATAAAAATGAATTAAAAATTCCTAATTTTATTAAAAGTAATAAAGAAGAATATGTAAAATTTAGAAATTATTATGAAATGATTATAAATTCTAGTAAAGATTTAAAAACTATGAATACACAAAGTTTAATTAATGCATTAATTAATTTATATAAGTTAAATCTTTCTATTAATCCAATTAAAAAAGAATTAGCATTAATACCTTATGGTGATGAATTACAAGTACAAATTCAAGAAGATGGTTGATTAACATTATTACAAAGAACTGGATTAGTAATTGATTTTCAAAGAGAAAAAATAACAACTGCACATAAATTTAATAAAGAAAATAATAAATGAGAAATTAATCCAGCATTAATTTTTGAAAGAAAAACTATTAATACAATTGATTATTATTGTTATATTTCTCTTTTAGATAAAAATGGTAAAATTAATAATTTTTATAAAGGAATGACTGTTGAAGAAATTAATCAACATAAAGATAAATATGGCAAAACTTATAATAAAAAAAGTCAAGAATGAAAATTAAATCATATATGAACTTCTGCTTTTGACCAAATGGCTTTAAAAACTGTTGTAAAAGCACTTATTCGAGAAATTAATAAAACACCAATTATTGTATTAAATAATCAAGATGATATTAATTTAGCACTTCAATTAGACCAAGGTGTAGTAATTGATGAAGAAACTATTGCTTATAAAGATAATAATGGTGATGAAGTTAAAATTATTAATTCAAATAATAATATTGATAATACTGATTTAAATTCTACCTTATCTAAATTAAAAGAATTAGAAAAAGAAGAAGAAATTATAGAAAATTTTGAAGTTTAATGAAAGGTAAATTTATCATGACATGTATGTGAACTGAATCATTAGGAACTTTAATAGAAAATAAAGTAGATAATATACAAATACAATGTGAAAATAAATCAGAAGAAAAACCAGATAAATATGGCAGAGTATACTGTTCTATTCATAGAAAAATAGTTGATGAAATTAATAAATCAAGACATAAAAATTGTATTAATAAAGAAAAATTAATTGAATATTTAATTGAACATGACACATTAGATATGGAATTAATAATTGAATATTTAGAAAGAGGTGTATTTGATAATGAATAAAGAAAAATTAATTATTTGATTAAATAAACAAATTAGTATTTGTTTATGTGATTCTTTAAAAGAAGCAGGTAAACTTACTGCTTATTATAAAGTACTTGAATTTATAGAAAATGGAGAATTTGATAATGATAATTTATAAATGTAATTATTGTAAAAAATTCATAATGGATGGTAATTGAATAAGAAATTATAGAAAAATTTTTTGATTCAAAAAAATAAAATGATATATGCATGAAATCTGCTTTATAGAATACGAAAATAAAGAACTAAATAAAGATAAGGAAAGTAAACAATAATTAATATTTAGGCATTTGACATATATCCTTTCTAACTCCTATTCCCTATTTTTTATTCTTGCTTAAAATATGTCAATGTAAGTCCTAACTATAACAGAGATTTTATCTCTATACAGAACGAAACTATAGAATTATTAAAATTTGGATAACATTATAATTCTATAGTCCACCGTTTATTTACGGTGCTGATGAGTTCATAAAAGGATGTGAAATAATGAGAAATATTAGAACTGAATGATTTTATAATGAAAAAAGTCCAAAAGAAATAAAATGTCCAACAGTTGGATTATTAAAAAATAAAGAAGATGCTTTATGTTATTTATTAGCATTAAATTTATATCCAAAATTATATCCACAATATATTTATTATTCATGAATATTAGAAAATAATACTGGATATTTAATTATTTGTGGTAATAATCGAGATACAGTAGGAAATATGCAATTTAAATTTATAAAAGGAGAATAAAAAATGCCAAATACAGAAAATTCACAATCAAATTATACTTTATTAAAATTAATAAGAACTGGAATAAGTCCAATTTGTGCAATGATTGGTACAAGTGCTTATTATGGTCAACTTATAGGTAATCCAATATTAGGTAGTATTAATTCATTATTATTTAGCAAAAAATTAGGTATTGATATATGAAATTTAAATCAAATGCCAAGTTTAAAAAGTAAACTATTAAATTCAAGTAAAAAAATAGCATTAGGATTAGGAACAATTGGAATAGTTAATTATGCTAAATTTACTAACTCTTCAATTAATCCTAATCCAACAGAAAGTCCAATAACTACTACTGTTGACCCTTTTCCACCAGATTTATTATTAAGTACTACTAATAATAATGATAATCATTTAATGGATTGAGATACATTTATTAGTCTTAACTCATATGGTATTGCAAATTTAGTTGCTGGAATTACTGAATTAATACCAAGTAAATTTGAAACTATACGTAAAATAGCAAATATGGCTACTGGTGGTTGTTTGATTAGTAGTGGTGTTGCTATGGGTATTAATAATGATTTTAATAATGCTTATGCAGTTCCTACAATAGTTGCTGGTGCAAGTGAAATTATTCATAATTTATTACCAATTGATACAAATCATAATAATACAGAAATGCAAGAAACACCATTTAATAATGAAACTACAAGATTAATTAATGATAATAGATTTACTATTAATAGTGAAACAACTAGTCAATACGGTAGTGATAATATGAGCGAAGTACCATTAAATTATGATAATGCTTCATTAAATTGAGATTATAATCATATGAGTTTATAAATAAATAAAAATGCCTATTAAAGGCATTTTTTACTATTAATAAATACTTTTTATTTCTGGTTGTTTATTAATAGAATTTAATTTACTTTGTAATTTATTAATTTTATTTTGTTTTTTAAGTGCTTTTTTATTAGGGTCTGTTAAAGATTTACCAAATGCAACTAATGCTTTTCCTAATTTAATTAAAACATAACCTCCATTAATACATAAATTAGCAACTATAATAATTGTTGTAGTATCCATATTAATCACCACCTTTCTAAAATATTTGATTAATTTTTAATACAATTTTTACTATAATAAATATAATTAAACCAGCAACAGCCGAAGATAATAACACTCGAATTAAACCTAAAATAATTTTTATAATTTTAAAAATCATAATCTTATTCCTGTAATTCTTCTAATTTTTTAAAAATATAATCTCTACCCATACCCCACATTATTCTATTGTTATAAACATTAATTTCAATTTGTTGGTTATTATTATTATTATTTGCTATTCATAAACTACTTTTTACAACGCTTGTATCTAATTGATAATAAAAATTAATTATTTGTCAACTATAATTTTTATTATTTTCTTGACGTGTATAATCCCCATAACTTATATATATTCTATAATGTGTTTTATCTTTAAATATATATTTTATATAATTTTGATTATTATTATTTTTATCTGTTATAATTTCTCCTACTTCTTTTCAATTTGAACCACTTGGAGTTGGTTGTGGTTGTTTTTCTAATATTTCATTAATTGCTTGTAATAATTTTTTATTTTGAGTTTTTAATATTTGATATTCATTATTTTCTAATAAATCCTTACAAAGTAATGAATTTTCTTCATCATTTAATGAAACTTCATTTGTTTCAGTATTATATTTAAAATAATCATTTGAAAATTTTTTATCTTTTATTTTTTCTTTTAACTCATTAATACCACCAACAATAGTTTTATTAGTAGTTTCTAAATTAGGATTTTCAGTACTAAGAG is part of the Spiroplasma endosymbiont of Lasioglossum villosulum genome and harbors:
- a CDS encoding PD-(D/E)XK nuclease family protein; this translates as MSKLIFKKETHQYFLEDKELISVSRIIDNYLGFSYSHIAPEVLKNASNRGKWVHKLNELYLQNINEENIINNLLKKLKPVTNSINYSYCKKSLIFLKEKFKDKNNYEFIIEKPIADNLIAGTPDLVYLDKKENKYYLVDYKTYACIDEDKLKRIKLQLTAYYCMLLENGITPSYKTYVYLTNKNSQQEIKIEITNELIIEWMNAKTKYFKGEDKNENI
- a CDS encoding recombinase RecT — translated: MSNNKNELKIPNFIKSNKEEYVKFRNYYEMIINSSKDLKTMNTQSLINALINLYKLNLSINPIKKELALIPYGDELQVQIQEDGWLTLLQRTGLVIDFQREKITTAHKFNKENNKWEINPALIFERKTINTIDYYCYISLLDKNGKINNFYKGMTVEEINQHKDKYGKTYNKKSQEWKLNHIWTSAFDQMALKTVVKALIREINKTPIIVLNNQDDINLALQLDQGVVIDEETIAYKDNNGDEVKIINSNNNIDNTDLNSTLSKLKELEKEEEIIENFEV